The genomic window GCATGCTTTGCTGACGGAGCGATGAACAGTTTCGCAATCGACGATCACCGCCCACATACATGAAGCATGCGAGCGGTCCAATCGGCAGACTTGCAGCTAACTACAGCAGGCCCTTTTCCTTGAAGAGCTTGATGGCGCCGGGGTGATACTGGCCCGCCTTCTGTTCCGTCATGAATTTCGGCGTCAGAGCTTTCATGGCTGGATGCACGCCCTGCATGTCTTTCACGTTCTCAACCAGCGCCTTCGCGATATTGTAAGCGTCCTGGTCGCTCATGGATTTGTTCGCAACAAGCATGGCGCCGAGCGACACGGCCGGCACGGCATTGGGCTGGAACGCATAAGATTTGGCCGGAATCACATAGCCGTCCACGCCGGACTGATCGGCGACCTTCTTGATCGTCGCCTCACTCACCGGCAGCATGACGACATCGATCGCGTCCGCGACTTCCAGAATCGAGCGTTGCCCCACAAACAACGAGTTGAAGATCGCATCGATCCGGCGATTGCGGATCAACTCGCCTTGCTCCTGCGAGGCGGCAGGGATGACGCGGCCACCCCAGCTTTCGATATCCTCTGCCGTGACGCCGATCGCCTTTAACATGCGGTTCACCACCTCGTTCACGACGTTGCCGCGCCGGTTGGTTGCGACCCTCAGCGGCGGCTTCCTGGTGGCGATATCCTCAAATGTTTTGAGGTTATGCTTTTCCGCAAAATCCTTCGCGACGATAAGCTGTACCGGCGCCCAGTTATAGAGATAGGCGATCACCCGAAGGTCCTCGACCTTGGATTTGAAGGGCGCCTCGCCATTTTGCGCCATGCGCAGTTCCATATTGTGCACGATGCCAAGCGGCACTTTCTTCTGGTCCAGAAGCTGCACATTCGCGATGCCCCCGCCTGATGTTTGGTAGGTCACCGTCGATCCCGGAAATCCCACCTTCATGACCTTGTCCATCCCGATACCGATCGATGACCACAAGCCACCTGGGCTCGCACCGGCAAGAGTGAGTTGATATGTTTGCGTTTGTGCTTGCGCAGCCCCCGCGATTGAGATCGTGAAGACTGCGGCCGTAGCCAATGCCTTTAGTAAGGTCATATGCGTTCCTCCCTGTCCGTATACCGCCATTTGATTGCGGCCGTTTCTTAGTTCTGATTCAGATCGGCCCGAATCGCCTTGCGCGTTCGAACAAAAACCCTTGCACGCCTTGTCCGGGATGCATGTCTGCCTTCCCGGGAAACGTAGCGCATCTACGCGACGCGTTCGCGCCCCGCCACCGCCTCGGTGTCGAGAGTCTGCCAACTCGCAGACTTTGGAACCACCCCCTCAAAAGATCTGATTTTCGCATGCGGAATGCGCGGCTCGACGGTGCCGATGGCCGAGCCGCTATCACGCATCTGGCGCGCGGCATCGACCATCAGACGCCGGAATTCGACAACGGCGAGATCGCTGGCGCCGAGCTTTTCCTTCGTGCGGTCGGCAATCGGCCCCATCGTTTCCCACATCGCGATGTCCTGATTGGGAATGCCGCGGATGCCGGTGAAATCACCGAGCTTCATCGCATTGCGATCCTGATCCTCGCCAAGCAACCGGATTTTCACCGGCTTGCCGTCGGGCTCGGCCACCTCTTCCGAAAGGCAGGCGGGGATCCAGTGCCTGGGCAAGATCTGACCCATCGGCGCATCGCCTTCGACACGACACAACAGATCGTTTTCTTCCGCAGTCATCATGGTGCGTCCTCCCGGACCGGACTTGCTTTTTGTATTTTTTTTATCTTAGTTTTCTAAGTTTATCTTCTTATAGAACATCTAAATTGAGCTGTCGAGTCGACAAGACGCCTCGTTGTTGTGCAACGCAAAGGCTCGTGAGTTGATCGCTTCTGTCCAGCCCTTTAACTGAGCCACATGAACGCTGTTTCCCTCACTCCTGACATGCCGTTGCGTTTCACCCGCAGGACACAAATTGCGGA from Pseudorhodoplanes sp. includes these protein-coding regions:
- a CDS encoding TAXI family TRAP transporter solute-binding subunit, with amino-acid sequence MAVYGQGGTHMTLLKALATAAVFTISIAGAAQAQTQTYQLTLAGASPGGLWSSIGIGMDKVMKVGFPGSTVTYQTSGGGIANVQLLDQKKVPLGIVHNMELRMAQNGEAPFKSKVEDLRVIAYLYNWAPVQLIVAKDFAEKHNLKTFEDIATRKPPLRVATNRRGNVVNEVVNRMLKAIGVTAEDIESWGGRVIPAASQEQGELIRNRRIDAIFNSLFVGQRSILEVADAIDVVMLPVSEATIKKVADQSGVDGYVIPAKSYAFQPNAVPAVSLGAMLVANKSMSDQDAYNIAKALVENVKDMQGVHPAMKALTPKFMTEQKAGQYHPGAIKLFKEKGLL